A window of Paenibacillus phoenicis genomic DNA:
GTGGGTTCCATCGTGGGGTTGACCGGCGGGCTTGCCGCGATTTTCAGCAACTGGCTGGGGCTGCCGGCGATTGTGGTGATCCTCGCTACGCTGGCAGCTGGCGCGATCTTAGGCTTGCTGCAGGGCTGGTTGGTCGCCTACAAAATGATCCCCGCCTTTATCGTCACGCTGGGGGGCATGATGGTCTTTCGCGGCACGCTGATGGGCGTGACCAAATCGATGACGATCCCGGTCTCCGATAAAGTGCTGGCGCTGCTGGGTAACGCGTATTTTGCCTCGGGATTCGGCATCATCCTTGGGATATTGGCCATTGGCCTGATTGTGTGGAGCACGCTGCGCAAACGTCGTTCCCGGCAGAAATACGGCTTTGAGGTGGCGCCATTTGCAGTGGACGTGATCAAGATGGCCGCGCTCTCCCTGCTGGTCGTCGCTTTCGTGCTCGTGATGAATGCCTACAAGGGCATTCCGTTCCCGATCATCTTCGTTATCGCGCTGGCGGCCATTTTCTACTTCCTGTCCACCAAAACAACCTTCGGCCGGCACATTTATGCGATCGGCGGCAACCTGGAAGCGGCCCGGCTGTCCGGCATCAATATCCGCCGCAAGACGATGATCGTCTTCCTGCTCAGCGGGTTGCTGGCGTCCATCGCGTCGATTGTCTTGACGTCGCGCCTCGCTTCGGCGACGATCACCGCCGGGAACATGGCGGAAATGGACGCGATCGCGGCTTGCGTCATCGGCGGGACATCGCTGATGGGCGGTGCGGGTACGGTGCTGGGCGCCTTAATTGGAGCGCTCGTCATGACCTCGCTCGACAATGGGATGTCGTTGATGGGGCTGGAGTCGTTCTGGCAATACGTGGTGAAGGGCTCGATCCTCGTCTTTGCGGTTTGGCTCGACATTTCGAATCGGCGTAAAGGGTTGAGATAAGAGGGTGATGTAAAAAGACGGCACTTCTTTGGAGCTTGTCCCTGCGGGGTGAACTCCTTGGAAGTGCCGTTTTGATTGTTGATGGTCTTACGTTGGTTGGTCGCTTCGTTGCTGTTGACTTTCTTGCTTATTGGTAGGTGACGATCAGCGCATTGCTGATTTTGCGGCCCGGTTGGGTCAGGTATTTCCCGTTATAATACAGGCCGCTGGAGGCGCCGCCGTCGAGGTTCATCGCTTGGTACGCGCCGGCTTGCTTCATGATTTCCGCGAGCTGCGGAATCGTGGCGCCGCCGGTGGTCAGCAGGATCAGCTTATGGTCGCGCGTGAGGCCCAAGGCGCTGCGGGCACCGCCGCCGGTGAGCATTTTCGGGTCCTTGAAGCCCTCCGCTTTGACGTCAACGGCTACTTTGCCATTGACCACAAGGCGCGGCCCGGCTTGAAGCGCTCCCTCCATCGTGCCTGCGTTAAAGGCATCGTTGAAGTCATCGCCGGGGATCAACCGCGCCAGCAGGTTGGAGTCATAGGTGAAGATGGTGCGCTTGTCGCCGGAAGCTTTCATCTTCAACTCGCCGCCGCTGACTATATAGCCGTAAGGAGCTTTGTAGGCGTTATCTGTATAAGCGTTGAAGAACGTGCCGTTGATGGCAACGACAGCCTTATGGCGCTTGGCGAGGCTGCTCAGTTCCTCGACCTTGCCGACCGCGTCGCCAGCGAGCGCCACCTTCAGGCGGACTTTGGGATCCATCAACGAGATGGTGACCATCTGCGTGGAGAAGGAACGTCCGCCCACTTTAAACGTCTTGCGCGCGCTGACGATCGCTTTTGAGGCGCCGGCGCTGGTGAGCGCGCTGCGGCTTGTATACGGCAGGGTCAAGCGGGCATCGCCTTGACCCAGGGTAACTGAGCCGGCGGTTTTGTCCCATTCCGCCGGCAAATTGAACGTGGCGCTGACGAATTGCAGCGGCACGTAGGTCGCGCCGGCCTGGGTGAACGGCGCGTCGGCTAGGGTGGTCGGCTCGCCGTTAACCTCGGCCTTGGCGGAGCCGACCTTCAGGATCGCGGACGTGGCTTCGCCCTGCGCGATCGTCAACTGCTGCCGGGCTGCATCCCACTGAACCTGGATACCGTTCAGTCCGTTTAAGGCCCGGCTGGGCACAAAGGCATGTCCGCTGGAAGCGTCCAGCAGGACGACGTTTTTGGCAGGCGCCGCCGTCGCCGTGCCTGCGGCGGAGGCGGGAGCGGGGGCAGAGGCCCAACTGATGCCGCCGGAGATGAGGCAGACCAGGGCGAGCCCTAGAAGCAGCAGGCGTTTCGCAAAGGCGCGATAGAATATGCTCGTTTTGTTCATCAAGTTGGTTTCTCCTTTTATGTATATTGGGAATCGCTTCTTTAGGTAATATCGGAAATGTATTCGATTTTTCATATACAAAAGGGTGCCAACGACGAAAAAATTGGAATATATTCGGTTTTTCATATAGATTTCGATCAATTCTCTCGAAACTGGGCAAATATATATGAAATT
This region includes:
- a CDS encoding sugar ABC transporter permease, which codes for MELQKELGKQTDGAALKPTLWGSLFGKMDVRAYTMVGALVLIWVLFGLLDPTFLTARNLSNLFTQMSVTSILAIGMVLVIVAGHIDLSVGSIVGLTGGLAAIFSNWLGLPAIVVILATLAAGAILGLLQGWLVAYKMIPAFIVTLGGMMVFRGTLMGVTKSMTIPVSDKVLALLGNAYFASGFGIILGILAIGLIVWSTLRKRRSRQKYGFEVAPFAVDVIKMAALSLLVVAFVLVMNAYKGIPFPIIFVIALAAIFYFLSTKTTFGRHIYAIGGNLEAARLSGINIRRKTMIVFLLSGLLASIASIVLTSRLASATITAGNMAEMDAIAACVIGGTSLMGGAGTVLGALIGALVMTSLDNGMSLMGLESFWQYVVKGSILVFAVWLDISNRRKGLR
- a CDS encoding phosphodiester glycosidase family protein: MNKTSIFYRAFAKRLLLLGLALVCLISGGISWASAPAPASAAGTATAAPAKNVVLLDASSGHAFVPSRALNGLNGIQVQWDAARQQLTIAQGEATSAILKVGSAKAEVNGEPTTLADAPFTQAGATYVPLQFVSATFNLPAEWDKTAGSVTLGQGDARLTLPYTSRSALTSAGASKAIVSARKTFKVGGRSFSTQMVTISLMDPKVRLKVALAGDAVGKVEELSSLAKRHKAVVAINGTFFNAYTDNAYKAPYGYIVSGGELKMKASGDKRTIFTYDSNLLARLIPGDDFNDAFNAGTMEGALQAGPRLVVNGKVAVDVKAEGFKDPKMLTGGGARSALGLTRDHKLILLTTGGATIPQLAEIMKQAGAYQAMNLDGGASSGLYYNGKYLTQPGRKISNALIVTYQ